From a region of the Nonlabens sp. Hel1_33_55 genome:
- a CDS encoding DNA topoisomerase IV, whose product MRQFVFLLLITFCITACSNYKNTRECDDFRTGTFVWEQDSGGNLLKTTFERTENIQIETFEGVTDTSRVEWINACEWRIIPINPKTNADSRAYLFKILNTSKDSYSFEFKQSGRDQIYYGTAKKLD is encoded by the coding sequence TGTATTCCTACTGCTCATTACTTTCTGTATCACGGCTTGCTCAAATTATAAAAACACGAGAGAATGCGACGATTTTAGAACAGGAACGTTCGTTTGGGAACAAGATTCAGGTGGGAATTTATTGAAAACCACATTTGAACGAACTGAAAACATACAGATAGAAACCTTTGAAGGAGTAACGGATACCTCGAGAGTAGAATGGATCAATGCTTGTGAATGGCGCATTATACCTATCAACCCTAAGACTAATGCAGATAGCCGTGCTTATCTCTTCAAGATTCTCAATACCAGTAAGGATAGCTACTCTTTTGAATTTAAGCAATCTGGTCGTGACCAGATTTATTACGGTACTGCCAAAAAACTTGACTAA
- the mscL gene encoding large conductance mechanosensitive channel protein MscL: protein MGLLTEFKEFAVKGNMIDMAVGIIIGTAFNNVVTTIVDKVFLPPLSMLTDDVNFANRKWVLREGVEAVSGSGTTPTPGTEEIAIGYGELLQVSIDFVIIGFTVFLVIKLMNKLRNRAQDPKNPEVVTPKDIELLNDLKELMEEQNKILSRK, encoded by the coding sequence ATGGGTTTATTAACTGAATTTAAGGAGTTTGCGGTCAAGGGTAACATGATCGACATGGCCGTTGGTATAATTATAGGAACGGCATTCAATAATGTGGTCACCACTATTGTCGACAAGGTTTTCTTACCTCCTTTATCAATGCTCACGGATGATGTCAACTTTGCAAATCGCAAATGGGTGCTGCGAGAAGGCGTTGAGGCCGTTAGCGGTAGTGGTACGACGCCTACACCTGGAACAGAAGAAATCGCAATAGGCTATGGCGAGCTATTACAGGTTTCCATTGACTTTGTAATCATTGGTTTTACCGTATTCCTTGTGATTAAACTCATGAACAAACTGCGCAATCGAGCACAGGATCCTAAAAATCCAGAAGTGGTTACTCCAAAGGACATTGAATTACTCAATGATTTAAAAGAATTAATGGAAGAACAAAATAAAATTCTTTCCCGGAAATAA
- a CDS encoding DNA gyrase/topoisomerase IV subunit A: MSEENENEELENLENGFEEQATETITRVTGMYKEWFLDYASYVILERAVPAIEDGFKPVQRRIMQSMKDLDDGRYNKVANIVGHTMQYHPHGDASIGDAMVQIGQKDLLIDMQGNWGNILTGDPAAASRYIEARLSKFALEVLFNPKITEWQASYDGRRKEPINLPVKFPLLLTQGAEGIAVGLSTKILPHNFNEIIDASIKHLQGKRFKLFPDFPTGGEADVSNYNDGMRGGKVRVRAKMHSPDKSTIIITEIPFSTTTSSLIDSILKANDKGKIKIKKIEDNTAAEVEIQIHLPPGLSPDKTMDALFAFTNCEVSVSPLGCVIEDNKPLFVGVTEMLRRSTDHTVEIVRQELQIQLDEVEEQWHFASLERIFIENRIYRDIEEEETWDGVINAIDKGLKPHIKYLKRAVTVDDIVRLTEIRIKRISKFDIDKAQQKIEALEDRIAELKKNLENLIEFTIEYFKKLQKDYGKDRTRQTELKAFDDIVASKVVIRNTKLYVNRKEGFIGTSLKRDEYVCDCADIDDIIVFTKAGTMMVTKVDSKTFIGKDILHVAVFKKKDKRTIYNLIYRDGKTGPSYVKRFAVTSMTRDREYNVGYGKAGTSVHYFSANPNGEAEIVTINLRQQGSIKKLKWDLDFSDILIKGRSSKGNLVTKYNIKKVELKEEGVSTLKPRKIWFDETVQRINVDGRGELLGEFKGEDRLLIINQKGIAKTIIPEVTARFDEDMIVLEKWIPNKPISAIYFNGEKELFYVKRFLIENEDREEVFISDHEKSYLEIISTDHLPVAEIVYNKPRGKEQPPNDQIELEEFISIKGITAQGNMLTKEKVKQINLLDPRPYETPEIEDVEVIEENDEEETTVNNGDPKENSTENNKDSKNDSPIDDKGQGSLF, from the coding sequence ATGAGCGAGGAAAACGAAAACGAAGAATTAGAAAATCTGGAAAACGGCTTTGAAGAACAAGCCACAGAAACCATTACACGTGTCACTGGCATGTATAAGGAATGGTTTCTGGATTATGCTAGTTATGTCATTTTAGAACGTGCCGTGCCTGCCATTGAGGATGGTTTTAAACCAGTCCAACGTCGTATCATGCAGTCCATGAAGGATCTGGATGATGGCAGGTACAACAAGGTGGCTAATATTGTAGGTCACACCATGCAATATCACCCGCACGGTGATGCTTCCATAGGTGATGCCATGGTGCAAATAGGGCAGAAGGACCTGTTGATCGATATGCAGGGAAATTGGGGAAATATCCTTACTGGCGATCCAGCGGCTGCTTCTCGTTACATAGAGGCACGATTGTCTAAGTTTGCCCTAGAGGTACTTTTCAACCCCAAAATAACCGAATGGCAAGCCAGTTATGACGGCCGCCGCAAGGAACCTATTAACCTACCAGTTAAATTCCCCTTACTGCTCACACAAGGTGCAGAAGGTATTGCTGTAGGTTTGAGTACCAAGATATTGCCGCACAACTTCAATGAGATTATTGATGCCAGCATCAAACACCTGCAAGGCAAGCGTTTTAAATTGTTTCCAGACTTTCCAACTGGTGGTGAGGCAGATGTCTCGAACTATAATGACGGAATGCGTGGTGGCAAGGTGCGCGTGCGTGCTAAGATGCACTCACCGGACAAGAGTACCATCATTATTACAGAGATTCCGTTTTCCACGACTACTAGTTCTCTTATTGATTCCATTCTCAAAGCCAATGATAAAGGCAAAATCAAGATCAAGAAGATTGAGGATAACACAGCTGCAGAGGTTGAGATTCAGATTCATCTACCACCTGGTTTATCACCAGACAAAACGATGGATGCACTTTTTGCCTTTACAAATTGTGAGGTAAGCGTATCACCGTTGGGTTGTGTGATTGAAGATAATAAACCACTGTTCGTGGGCGTCACAGAAATGCTACGCCGCAGTACCGATCATACGGTAGAGATCGTCCGTCAGGAACTACAGATTCAGCTGGATGAGGTGGAAGAGCAGTGGCATTTTGCTTCTCTGGAGCGCATTTTCATTGAGAACCGCATCTACCGTGATATTGAGGAAGAAGAAACATGGGATGGCGTGATAAACGCTATTGATAAAGGTTTAAAGCCTCATATCAAGTATTTGAAACGTGCTGTTACGGTGGATGACATAGTGAGGTTGACAGAGATACGCATCAAGCGAATTTCGAAATTCGACATTGATAAGGCTCAGCAAAAGATTGAAGCTCTTGAGGATCGTATTGCAGAGCTCAAAAAGAATCTCGAGAATCTTATAGAGTTTACCATTGAGTATTTCAAAAAACTCCAGAAGGACTACGGCAAGGATCGCACGCGCCAGACAGAGCTCAAGGCATTTGATGACATTGTTGCTAGTAAAGTGGTTATTAGAAATACAAAACTATACGTCAATCGTAAAGAAGGTTTTATTGGAACCAGCTTAAAACGAGATGAATACGTTTGTGATTGTGCAGATATTGATGATATTATCGTTTTCACGAAAGCAGGAACCATGATGGTCACTAAGGTCGATTCCAAAACCTTCATAGGTAAGGATATCCTCCACGTTGCTGTATTTAAAAAGAAGGATAAGCGTACGATCTACAATTTGATCTATCGCGATGGGAAAACAGGCCCTAGCTACGTGAAACGATTTGCTGTTACCAGTATGACTAGAGATAGGGAATATAATGTAGGGTACGGAAAGGCGGGAACAAGCGTTCATTACTTTAGTGCAAATCCTAATGGTGAGGCAGAGATCGTGACGATCAATTTGCGCCAGCAGGGAAGTATCAAGAAGCTCAAATGGGATCTGGACTTCAGCGATATTTTGATCAAAGGAAGATCCAGTAAGGGTAATCTAGTCACAAAGTATAATATCAAAAAAGTTGAGCTTAAGGAAGAAGGTGTTAGTACGCTTAAACCTCGTAAGATCTGGTTTGATGAGACCGTACAACGCATCAATGTTGATGGTCGTGGCGAGTTGCTGGGCGAATTCAAAGGAGAAGACAGACTTCTAATTATCAACCAAAAAGGAATAGCCAAAACAATCATTCCAGAAGTTACGGCACGTTTTGACGAGGATATGATCGTTCTTGAAAAATGGATTCCAAACAAACCCATTAGTGCGATTTATTTTAATGGTGAAAAGGAGCTGTTCTACGTCAAGCGTTTCCTTATAGAAAACGAGGATCGGGAAGAAGTTTTCATTTCTGATCATGAAAAATCTTACTTGGAAATTATCTCTACCGACCACCTTCCAGTTGCCGAAATCGTTTACAATAAACCTAGAGGCAAGGAACAACCACCTAATGACCAGATTGAGTTGGAAGAATTTATAAGCATTAAAGGTATTACAGCGCAAGGAAACATGCTGACTAAGGAAAAGGTAAAGCAAATCAATTTACTTGATCCACGGCCGTATGAGACTCCAGAAATAGAAGACGTAGAAGTCATTGAAGAAAATGACGAAGAGGAAACTACTGTGAATAATGGCGATCCTAAAGAGAACAGCACCGAGAATAACAAGGATTCAAAGAATGATTCACCTATCGATGACAAGGGACAAGGAAGTTTGTTTTAA
- a CDS encoding GldL-related protein codes for MKVDYQKQKQLKESLNYKGIIFILITAIFLIIVGALFKIMHWGFGAEALVNGNTILAAGLILKVVALIWFMISLLTAKKKLN; via the coding sequence GTGAAAGTAGATTACCAAAAACAAAAGCAACTAAAGGAGAGTTTGAATTATAAAGGAATCATATTCATCTTAATAACTGCCATCTTTCTAATAATTGTTGGTGCATTATTCAAGATCATGCATTGGGGTTTTGGGGCAGAAGCATTAGTAAACGGCAACACAATTTTGGCTGCCGGACTGATTTTAAAGGTTGTAGCTTTAATTTGGTTTATGATTAGTTTATTGACTGCAAAGAAGAAATTGAATTAG
- a CDS encoding DNA topoisomerase IV subunit B, whose translation MSEETKYTEDNIRSLDWKEHIRMRPGMYIGKLGDGSSADDGIYILLKEVIDNSIDEYVMGSGKSIEVSIQGERVIVRDYGRGIPLGKVVDVVSKMNTGGKYDSRAFKKSVGLNGVGTKAVNALSNYFRVESTRDGKSASAEFERGELTNEEMLDETSRRKGTKITFIPDDEIFKNFKYRPEYVARMLKYYVYLNPGLTIIFNGEKFFSENGLKDLLSENINASDRLYPIIHLRADDIEVAMTHSKTQYSEEYHSFANGQNTTQGGTHQAAFREAIVKTIREYYGKNYEASDIRKSIVSAIAIKVMEPVFESQTKTKLGSTDMGGDLPTVRTFINDFIGTQLDNYLHKNAETADALQRKIIQAERERKELSGIRKLAKDRAKKASLHNKKLRDCRVHLTDSKKDMHLDSTLFITEGDSASGSITKSRNVNTQAVFSLRGKPLNSYNMSKKIVYENEEFNLLQAALNIEDSMEDLRYNKIVIATDADVDGMHIRLLLITFFLQFFPELIKKGHLYILQTPLFRVRNKKETRYCYTPQERAEAMAELGKNPEITRFKGLGEISPDEFVHFIGDDIRLDPIMLDDNMSIEELLSFYMGKNTPDRQEFIIDNLKVELDVVEEELPM comes from the coding sequence ATGAGCGAGGAAACTAAATATACTGAAGATAATATACGGTCGCTGGACTGGAAGGAGCACATTAGGATGCGTCCTGGAATGTACATTGGGAAACTGGGCGATGGTTCCAGTGCAGATGATGGAATCTATATTTTGTTGAAGGAAGTTATTGATAATTCCATCGATGAGTATGTGATGGGATCGGGTAAGTCCATTGAGGTTTCCATACAAGGCGAGCGCGTTATTGTTCGTGACTACGGTCGCGGTATACCGCTAGGAAAAGTGGTGGATGTGGTTTCCAAAATGAATACCGGTGGGAAGTACGATAGCCGCGCCTTTAAGAAATCGGTTGGATTGAATGGAGTAGGAACCAAGGCGGTGAATGCACTTTCAAATTACTTTAGGGTTGAGTCCACTCGTGATGGAAAAAGCGCCAGTGCAGAGTTTGAGCGTGGTGAGCTTACCAACGAGGAAATGCTGGACGAGACCAGCCGTCGTAAGGGAACCAAAATCACTTTCATACCGGACGATGAGATTTTCAAGAATTTCAAATACCGCCCAGAATATGTGGCGCGTATGCTTAAATACTACGTGTACCTCAATCCTGGATTGACCATTATTTTCAACGGCGAGAAGTTTTTCTCTGAAAATGGGTTGAAGGATTTGTTGAGCGAGAACATCAATGCATCTGATAGACTGTATCCAATCATTCACCTGCGAGCAGATGATATTGAGGTTGCGATGACCCACAGCAAAACCCAATATTCTGAAGAATATCACTCGTTTGCCAATGGACAGAATACTACCCAAGGTGGAACGCATCAGGCGGCTTTTAGAGAAGCCATCGTGAAAACGATACGTGAATATTATGGCAAGAATTATGAGGCCAGTGACATACGTAAATCCATTGTAAGTGCTATTGCTATAAAGGTGATGGAGCCTGTTTTTGAATCACAGACCAAAACTAAACTGGGTTCTACAGATATGGGCGGCGATTTGCCAACCGTTCGAACCTTTATTAATGATTTTATAGGTACGCAGCTGGATAATTATCTGCATAAAAATGCAGAGACTGCTGACGCACTCCAGCGTAAAATTATTCAAGCAGAACGTGAGCGTAAAGAGTTAAGTGGAATTAGAAAACTGGCAAAAGATCGTGCTAAAAAAGCCAGCCTCCACAACAAGAAACTGCGCGACTGCCGCGTGCATCTAACGGATAGTAAAAAAGATATGCACCTGGACAGTACTCTTTTCATTACGGAAGGTGATAGTGCGAGTGGATCGATCACGAAAAGTAGGAATGTGAATACACAAGCGGTGTTTTCGCTACGTGGTAAACCTTTGAATTCCTACAACATGAGCAAGAAGATTGTTTATGAAAATGAGGAATTCAATCTACTTCAAGCGGCACTCAATATAGAGGACAGCATGGAAGACCTGCGATACAACAAGATCGTGATTGCCACAGATGCCGATGTGGATGGAATGCACATACGTTTATTGTTGATCACCTTCTTCCTTCAATTCTTTCCAGAATTGATAAAGAAAGGACACTTATACATCTTGCAAACTCCGCTATTTAGAGTTCGCAACAAGAAAGAAACCAGATACTGCTACACGCCACAAGAACGTGCGGAAGCTATGGCAGAATTAGGTAAGAACCCAGAAATCACACGATTCAAGGGACTAGGTGAAATAAGCCCAGACGAATTTGTCCACTTTATAGGAGACGACATACGATTAGATCCCATCATGCTGGATGACAATATGAGTATTGAGGAACTATTGAGTTTCTATATGGGTAAAAACACACCTGACCGACAAGAATTTATCATTGATAATTTGAAGGTGGAGTTGGATGTGGTAGAGGAAGAACTACCTATGTAA
- a CDS encoding SixA phosphatase family protein yields MKHIVLILALALISCNNSNSQNQKMEDDGLTTFYFIRHAEKQDGADPELTAYGKQRATEWVNYFMLKDVDHVISSDTQRTQSTAEPLARSKKLDVETYDVSAVNGKTLLEQYRGKTVVLYGHSNTINKYANDLQQDQNYGELDDADFDHFFIVRIDENGNTNAVKESMQFDID; encoded by the coding sequence ATGAAACATATTGTCTTGATTCTCGCATTAGCACTGATATCCTGTAATAATTCCAATTCTCAAAACCAAAAAATGGAAGATGATGGCCTCACAACTTTCTATTTTATACGCCATGCCGAAAAGCAGGACGGCGCAGATCCAGAGTTGACTGCCTATGGAAAACAGCGCGCTACAGAATGGGTCAATTACTTTATGCTCAAGGATGTAGATCACGTGATATCATCTGACACTCAACGTACACAATCCACTGCTGAGCCACTCGCACGATCCAAAAAACTTGACGTAGAAACCTATGATGTGAGCGCAGTAAATGGTAAGACATTATTAGAACAATATCGTGGTAAAACCGTGGTGCTTTATGGTCACAGTAATACCATTAATAAATATGCAAACGACCTCCAACAGGATCAAAACTATGGCGAGTTGGATGATGCAGATTTTGATCACTTTTTCATTGTGAGAATTGATGAAAATGGAAATACCAATGCGGTAAAGGAATCAATGCAATTTGATATTGATTAA
- a CDS encoding VF530 family DNA-binding protein gives MESQPNNPLHGVKLADIVEQLVEHYGWHELGGKVRINAFNTNPSVKSSLKFLRRTPWAREKVEELYLETFHGNK, from the coding sequence ATGGAATCCCAACCTAACAATCCACTGCACGGCGTTAAGCTGGCGGATATTGTAGAGCAACTCGTGGAGCATTATGGCTGGCATGAGTTGGGCGGCAAAGTTAGAATTAACGCTTTTAATACAAATCCATCCGTAAAATCCAGTCTCAAGTTTTTACGCCGCACACCTTGGGCGCGCGAGAAAGTTGAAGAATTATATCTGGAAACATTTCACGGCAACAAGTAA
- a CDS encoding T9SS type B sorting domain-containing protein, with amino-acid sequence MNLHHFSSSKAILLSLLFLAVGTAGFSQAPLFSGVAVSDMGNGNSIGQANTSKNVAVASDGTIYVVYSGSAGVRVAKSTDRGATFLPSLQISASVGSEPAIMVNDQGIVFVSFISNGLFISRSLDQGESFEEPRGVSNSSFGAAHMAHYNNNVYLTDTSGRFLISNSNQGIGDYTITPTGRSFVYSDVFTDVNGNVFLPTDDPNLYLFVSTDNGNTVNEITLNPPGEVFFSSYALSDGPCGTYIFTGGAGSAGYRLDVETGMTLPIALAENSRNVQGRTLFADNTGTLIDGYQAGNGELQMKISADQGTTFSDPVIIATGESHNIARNPFTDDIVAVYSQDGQIFLSVYPDLLKNIRLNEFETPPDFCDSNSFDIEFELFGTFTSSSLFEVILSDEQGDFSNAVIIGSDQTATGGTVNCTIPDGIELSSDYRILIKSDEICLQSNTLDLIIDNTLQITGSTAICEMETTQLSGSGVPSSTLPWTSSDESVATVDNNGLVTGITAGTTVITYFEEGGCEGNVSIDLTVSTQPAINGPEIVCFDSQAIFTAGGSPSTTDPWISSDPAVATIDQSGLLTAISVGTTMVTYTTQAGCTDTILVDIAADASITGENVLCLNETSQLSTVALPSPGDMWQSLDPSIASVNGVGLVTSNAPGTTTITFTNAIGCNGSIDITVTEHIVIETPDNVCENQQLQLIFSGGSSALQWSSSDTSIASVDEDGLVSGFIAGSTLITAVDDNGCSTDVVVTVDPLPEFNLPDTVIVCTDEDGNVILETPILESGLDAAAHSFQWFYNNDLINNETASSIEVIFSGEYRLVATSNATGCEFEDSTTAVRKEPPTLTVETTSSDFEEDQMIVATATGDGDLEFSIGDGVWQGNGVFQNLDNGRYEVTVRDRNGCGEETQVVYILSYPKFFTPNNDGFNDLWRISGLQENQDASIYIFDRYGKLLKQLNSTDPSWDGTFIGELMPSSDYWFRINYIPIGADAPRDFRAHFTLKR; translated from the coding sequence TTGAATTTACATCATTTCTCATCGTCTAAAGCAATACTCCTTTCGCTATTATTTTTAGCGGTAGGTACTGCCGGTTTTTCTCAGGCACCTCTTTTTTCCGGCGTGGCGGTCAGTGACATGGGAAACGGCAATAGCATAGGACAGGCAAACACCAGCAAGAACGTAGCCGTGGCGTCTGATGGGACTATTTATGTCGTGTATAGTGGAAGTGCAGGAGTACGAGTCGCAAAAAGTACAGATCGAGGTGCTACCTTCTTACCCAGCTTACAGATAAGTGCTAGCGTAGGATCAGAACCTGCCATTATGGTAAATGATCAGGGAATCGTATTTGTGTCTTTCATCTCCAACGGCTTGTTCATATCAAGAAGTCTAGATCAAGGTGAAAGTTTTGAAGAGCCTCGAGGCGTATCGAATAGTAGTTTTGGTGCCGCTCATATGGCTCATTACAATAACAATGTTTACTTAACCGATACTTCAGGTAGATTTTTAATTTCAAACAGTAATCAAGGCATTGGCGATTACACCATAACACCTACCGGTAGATCATTTGTATACTCAGATGTATTTACTGATGTCAACGGAAATGTCTTTTTACCCACAGATGACCCTAATCTATATCTTTTTGTAAGTACCGATAATGGGAATACTGTAAATGAAATAACATTAAATCCACCGGGAGAAGTCTTTTTTTCTAGCTACGCACTGAGTGACGGACCTTGTGGTACTTATATTTTCACAGGTGGAGCAGGATCTGCCGGATACCGTCTGGATGTCGAGACTGGAATGACACTACCTATAGCACTCGCAGAAAACTCAAGAAACGTTCAGGGAAGAACTCTATTTGCAGATAATACCGGTACTTTAATTGATGGATATCAAGCTGGAAACGGAGAGCTGCAGATGAAAATAAGTGCAGATCAAGGAACCACTTTTAGTGATCCTGTGATTATTGCTACAGGCGAAAGTCATAATATCGCTCGCAATCCGTTCACTGACGATATTGTGGCAGTATACTCGCAAGATGGTCAGATTTTTCTATCCGTCTATCCTGATTTATTAAAGAACATTCGCTTGAATGAGTTCGAAACTCCGCCCGACTTTTGTGATAGCAATTCTTTTGACATTGAATTTGAACTGTTCGGAACATTTACATCTTCATCTTTATTTGAGGTCATTTTGAGTGATGAGCAAGGGGATTTTAGCAATGCCGTCATTATAGGATCAGATCAGACCGCCACTGGTGGTACAGTCAACTGTACCATACCAGATGGCATTGAATTGAGTTCTGACTATAGAATCCTGATAAAATCTGATGAGATATGTCTGCAAAGCAATACGCTGGATCTCATTATTGATAACACGCTGCAGATAACAGGCAGCACTGCTATTTGTGAAATGGAAACCACCCAGTTATCAGGGTCTGGTGTTCCATCTTCAACATTGCCCTGGACATCCTCAGATGAAAGTGTGGCGACCGTTGATAACAATGGCCTGGTAACCGGAATCACGGCCGGTACAACAGTAATCACCTATTTTGAAGAAGGTGGTTGTGAAGGAAATGTGTCGATAGATCTAACTGTATCCACACAACCAGCTATTAATGGTCCCGAGATAGTTTGCTTTGACAGTCAGGCAATTTTCACGGCTGGCGGGTCACCATCAACAACAGATCCGTGGATATCTTCTGACCCTGCAGTTGCAACGATTGACCAAAGCGGATTATTAACAGCAATATCTGTTGGAACTACCATGGTTACTTATACCACTCAAGCTGGATGTACGGATACAATTCTAGTGGATATTGCTGCAGATGCATCCATCACCGGTGAGAATGTTCTCTGTTTGAATGAAACCAGTCAACTATCTACAGTGGCTTTGCCTAGTCCTGGCGATATGTGGCAATCACTCGATCCATCCATTGCTTCTGTCAATGGAGTAGGTCTGGTCACGTCAAATGCACCAGGCACTACGACAATAACATTTACAAACGCTATAGGTTGTAATGGTAGTATCGACATTACCGTAACAGAACACATAGTTATTGAAACTCCTGACAACGTGTGTGAAAACCAACAGTTACAGTTGATTTTTTCTGGAGGTAGCTCTGCATTGCAGTGGAGTTCTTCAGACACCTCTATAGCAAGTGTTGATGAAGATGGACTTGTCTCAGGTTTCATTGCTGGTTCTACACTAATTACAGCCGTAGACGATAATGGGTGCAGCACAGATGTTGTGGTCACGGTCGACCCCTTACCAGAGTTCAACCTGCCTGATACGGTCATCGTCTGTACAGATGAAGATGGTAATGTGATACTAGAAACACCTATATTGGAATCAGGACTTGATGCAGCTGCACATTCCTTTCAATGGTTTTACAATAATGATCTCATAAATAACGAGACGGCCAGTTCCATTGAAGTCATTTTCTCTGGAGAGTACAGACTTGTTGCAACCTCTAATGCTACAGGTTGTGAATTTGAAGATAGTACCACTGCCGTACGCAAAGAACCTCCAACTCTCACTGTAGAGACAACATCAAGTGACTTTGAGGAAGATCAAATGATCGTGGCCACTGCAACCGGTGATGGAGACCTTGAATTTAGTATAGGTGATGGTGTATGGCAGGGAAACGGAGTTTTTCAAAACCTCGATAACGGTAGATATGAAGTTACCGTGCGGGATAGAAATGGTTGTGGTGAGGAGACTCAAGTCGTTTATATATTGAGTTATCCTAAGTTTTTCACTCCCAACAACGATGGATTCAATGATCTATGGAGAATATCTGGATTGCAGGAAAATCAAGATGCAAGCATTTATATATTTGATCGTTACGGTAAGCTGCTCAAGCAATTAAACTCTACAGATCCTTCTTGGGATGGAACGTTCATTGGCGAGTTGATGCCATCGTCAGACTACTGGTTCAGGATCAATTATATTCCTATAGGAGCTGATGCACCGCGTGATTTCAGGGCTCACTTTACTCTTAAGAGGTAA
- a CDS encoding TerB family tellurite resistance protein, whose product MDSKEHGKRFAHMSALVFASHMDGDICDKEKDILKGIAKKLKISEDDFSMLIENPEKYPVEKTTIVSKQMRRLYEMFHIIFADHVIDEQERKMVYNYALEIGMPPQRAARIIEKSIQLFEGKFSFEEYNMIVSHR is encoded by the coding sequence ATGGATTCAAAAGAACACGGTAAAAGGTTTGCTCACATGTCTGCATTGGTATTTGCCTCACACATGGACGGCGACATTTGCGATAAAGAAAAGGACATTCTCAAGGGAATTGCAAAGAAACTCAAGATCAGTGAGGACGATTTTTCCATGCTCATCGAGAATCCCGAAAAATACCCTGTTGAAAAAACGACTATCGTGAGTAAACAGATGAGACGGCTTTATGAGATGTTCCACATCATATTTGCTGATCATGTTATTGATGAGCAGGAACGCAAAATGGTTTACAACTATGCTTTGGAAATAGGGATGCCGCCACAACGTGCTGCTAGAATTATAGAGAAGTCCATCCAACTTTTTGAAGGTAAGTTCAGTTTTGAGGAGTACAATATGATCGTAAGCCATCGATGA